Genomic window (Lycium barbarum isolate Lr01 chromosome 2, ASM1917538v2, whole genome shotgun sequence):
CTAATTGACTACATTTCTCCATTGCAAATTTTCTCATTCATGTTTTTGTTAATTTTACAACAGCATTGAAGATATTATGGCACGTTATGTGAATCTCCCGGAGCATGATCGAGGACGGTAATTTTACCCTACTGTATTCGGAAATCACTGATCCGTCTCAAGTCACCGTATCAGTTCTAAATAGTAGAATAAATTGCCCCTCTTGCTTACATagaaattaagttaatttattttattttatagtttcttttctttttcttgagctTATAGTGATATGCTTATCTTTTATCTTTGTTTGTTTTGATCTTTGTTTGTACGTGCTTTCTGTTGTAAAGGCTACATAACCAAGAGGTACAAATTGTtggtttttgttttgtttctttcttcttttttcctaAAAATGAACTACATCTAATTTCTTAATCTTTTTGGCTGAATtttgcagcatctccaaagggctaTTGCTAAGCTAAAATGTGAAACAGAACGAACTTATCAAGCTCCCAGGTTCAACTAACCTTCATGACATCTGTAGCTTCTAATGTGAAATTAATGCATTTTTTAAAATGATAATTCTCCTTCTTGTATGTGAAGCAGCCCAGCAAGCGTTGATTCTCAAATAGAGGTAAGCAAAAATTAATCCTAAGTGCTATATAATATAattgccacaaattctgctaatCAGCTGATTTACTCGTCTAGTTTTGAGATTAATTGACTTCTCTTGCAGGAATTTCAACAAGAAATTATTAGATACAAGACTCAACAGGAAGACCTGGAAAGGCGACTTAGGTAAATGGCTTACcgtaaaaaaaattaagttatataTACTGACAGCAACAACGCGCATAGAATCAATTGCCACGATTATTAACTATGTCTTCAAGCGGTGTTTGTGCCATTTTACAGAATGTATGAAGGCGATTTTTGTGAAATTACCACAGTATGTGAGGCACAATATAGAGAAGAAATACTCCAAGAGACACTGAAGCAAGTCCAAGCTCGAAAAGTAAGTTACCAAGTTAATTATTTGATATGATCATCATGAATCTGTTCTTAATTTGCTTACTTATAAGCCATTTTTTACTCAAGTTCTACTTTTCACAGCAAGTATTGGAGGAAAATTATAACTCTCCCCAAGCACAAACCACTACACAGCCACAGGTTGGTTTAATTAATCTTTGAAACTTTCTATTGTTCAATTACAAATAATTTTGACACGTTTGAAACCAAAGTAAACttttgtggttttttttttttttttttttttttgtggtgggGGTAAATTTTAGATGGATTTTCCAGCACAGAATGTGAACATGGTGAATAATGTGGCAACAAGTGATTCAATTGCAAATACTGCTAGTACATTCATGGATTGGGTTTCACACTCACAGAGAGATCCTCATGTCCAAATTCTCAATTTTCTTGGTTCCAATGGGCTTCTTCCCTTCAGGTACTTTTCTCTAAGTGATTGTTCTTTCCATCTGAAGGACTATTGTGTCCATATCGGCTAAGTTACTCAAATTGTAATCAACAAAAACTCTAAAATTTATACCTTATGATTTCTTAATTCTCTTAAATTGTCATGAAAAAATGTTTAGTGTTATATTTAAAACAATCACAGTACTTATCTTTCTTAGGTTCCTCTTATTTATGtctatacataaaagaataaaaaagaCATCAATCACCTTCCAAGAAGCAAAATAAATATATGTTTGATGACCAAATGGTGGATAAATAGGATCCTTTCATCTTTAATCAAAGGTCTTGGTACGAGCCCTGAGAAAGTCATAATGGAGAAATGTCCGGTAAGGAGACAAATTTGAATTAGTCGAGTCAATTAATGAGTAAcaaattccaatttttttaaCAAATTAAGGATTTCGTTGTGTGCAGAGATGAAGCTGATCAACACATGGACAACCTGTTACCACCATCTTTAAATCAACTTCACACTCCCACTGTTCCTGCAGTAACAAATCATCTGAGTCCAAATAGTCAATTTGATCAAAATGATCCCCCACGTCCAACATCGTTTGATGGCATCATTGATGTCAACAATGCGCCGTGGCCACCGTTATATCCAACAGGTTAATATCTTTCACTATATTCTTGAACGGAGAAAAAAAATACAACATGTCACACACATGAAATTATTCTTCAATATATAGTTGCAAAGAATCTCGATTCAACATAAATTCAATTTGAAAGTGGCACTTCTTTCAAGTCTACTCCTGAATGTAGAAATTTTATCATCGTTAAGGGTTCAATGAGTCTTTAGTAAGGTAGAGGGTGTCGCACCTTGAATTTTGCTTGTCCCCAAACTTCAGTTATTCCACTttatatttgttttaaagaatctGGCTTGTTTCATCGGTCTTCAGGCGGAATAACTTACTTACAGCTGATAGTTATACCAAATTACATCAGTTAATCATGATTAAGTATTATATTGAGGTGTAAGTACATTAATTAAGTATAGTTCAGTGATAGAATTGTATGTTATTTGTTCACTAGTTTAATCTAAAACTCGAAAACGCGTAAATTTTTCGCTCAAGGGTGTGATCAGCCGATGACTTGCAATTTCTAGCCTTCCTAGAAAGCTACAAACATGTTTTAGGCTATTTATACACCTTTTCCTACATAACCTGCCGCATTATGTATACTTTAAGTGAATCTTTTTATCCAGTGTTGAAGGTTTCAGAATTAGAAATATGATTTTACATTGATATTGTTTCCACTTATGACAGGTGAAGATCCATTTCCAGTGTCACAACCCAGAGAACGAGCACTCCTTGAACTCTTCTTGTCTCAACTCACTCCGGTTAACCAAGATCACCTATGAGGATCATATTATTGTTGTGCTATACTTAGATTTTGTTCTTTTCATTTTGTTCTCTCTGTTTTGGATATCCCTTATATTTCAAAATACTAGATTAGAGAGTTTATTAGCGTGTTACTAtatattgttccaaaaattgcgATCCAGTTGGAACTCGTCAATAAATATAGTATTCTTGCTGGCCCAACTACGTACCTAATAACGAGTTACTTAGAACAAGCCAATTATGCTGTAATATTCCGGTGTTGGTTTTGAAAAGCCAATATGTTAAGCTTTACTTTAAAATGTCTTCCAGATTCGTTGAGTTAACAGTGAGGTTAATAAGATAGGTAGCATAAAGTTAGAACGTCTTTTTGGTAGGTAAAATTTTTTATTTACCGAGTGAGCtttacaaaacaaacaaaaatactATATAAGTAGGGATGTACATGAACCGGGTTGGTTCgaatttttcaaataccaaaccaaatcaattgcgtcgggtttttaaatttataaaccaaatcaaaccaagaaaattcgggtttttcaacttcgaattttctcgggttattcggtttttttGGGTTTCTCGGATTTTTTTTTcgaaaaagtcttcatacaaaacatatgacttttacttcaaatatttctttagtcccaaTAAAATACAACTATATaactaaggtgtttcttaagaaaataacacaaaatgtgagatgggtgatgacatcgtattaaaatattcaacaaaaaaaaaaattgattaaaataagtattgctaattaataatcCCTAAATAAAATGACTTTACTCTAACTACtaagttatgctaaaataagtacggctaataagttttaattacatgacagagaaaaaaattaagctatgtaTTTTTACGCTTTAAACCAATTATACAAAAATAAATAATAGATATACAACATTcttgtcattcctagtgttaggattgaatttcttttgttagcattagtgttgagttggttttgatttggactttatttgagttactaacatccacgggatataaaacttattggcattcaaaattctaagttcaagcttaaaataatatgataaaagataaaaaaaactatgaaaaaatttaagaaatatttataaattacattacaaataaatatttttaaaatcgaaTATACGTAATGTCGGgtcagtttggttcggtttgactttttttcgctaaaaccaaaccaaaccaattatggtcgggttttttttttttttttcaacaccaaaccactagtcgggttttttctcgatttgatttaatttatcgatttggtgcggtttgtcggtttgctttATACACCTCTACATATAAGTCAAGACTTGTACATGAAACCCCAAGCCAGCCTCCTGTACTCATCTATATTATACTTGACTGCTGAACAAACTAACAGCTACAAACTACAGCCTATGATAATCACAGAAAATAGTTCAACTCTTCCAATTTTCTAGCTAATTTGGCCTTCATAGCTCCTCGAACATAGATCTCTTGAATAATCAGCTTGATGAGAATGGTTAGTCCTTTCTTTTTACCTGTGGACCCTGATTTCTCTCCTGCCAACTATGGTGGCgactctacttttttttttttttctcttaaaagAGTTTTCATATGTCGAATTCTGCTTTCGCGAAAAAATGAGGTGCAACATTTCCATTCcaagtttttaaatttttatttcgattttcaagtttTCAACTGTATAACTTTGTCTAATGTTTTATAACTTTGAATTAAACTATTATATTCGCCATATTTGTCAATAGAATTTTTGACAACAAGAATCAAAGTAGTGTATTAAATCAAATGGATCACATTCTGTTAACTCGAAAGAACACTTGTCAATATAAATATATGTTACTTACAAAAGTGAATCTAGGATATTAATTTAATGGGTTCAACTTTTAAAATTctcacttttatatatatatatatatatatattagaactAACACCTAGTAGTATCTGTGAGAATGCAACTACTCATTTTGTCTTCTGCATAATCAATTCTAAGATGAATACAAATGGCAAAACCACACATATCATGTGGTTATTCGTCAATTTAAAACCAATTTGATTTAGAATACCGTAAATTTCATTCTACCAGAATGGCGAAACAAGTAATTGGACTAATATGAGAGTATGCAAGTAATAGTTTTGAAAAATTCGATGTGCATGAAATGATGTCAAAACTCCAACATGAATCCAACTTCATGTCACTCCACAACAACTTCCTCTCCTACTGAATCCTCATCTTCGTTCGCTTTCAGTTTTACCTCGCGGCTTTGAGAAATTGCCTTCTTAATGTTGTTCGTACTCTTCCCATGCCGCAGAGTGTATCTACCCCAGTGATCATCCAGGTCTCCAGTACTTTCAAAAGCATCCCCGCAGTTGCATTGATTTGCAAGTCAGGTAGTTCTTCTTAACATGTTCTCCCAGCGTCGTTAGTGTTGAAAGGGAGTACACAAGTATCACAACATTTTCCCCATTTTGAAATGGTTGTTTTCTATATTTTCTTCCCTGCCCTTGAGAGTGCtcatacttgtttttttttttttaatttcttttctttctttctattgAGGCAGATAAGATACACCTATGTCTCAAATAAGGTAATGTACCTCGTTACAGCTACTCCTACAGAGCTTCAAGTTTCTGTATAGCCAGGATATTTGATCCTAATT
Coding sequences:
- the LOC132627809 gene encoding agamous-like MADS-box protein AGL104 isoform X4, encoding MGRVKLQIKKIENTTNRQVTFSKRRNGLIKKAYELSVLCDVDVALIMFSPSGRVSSFSGNKSIEDIMARYVNLPEHDRGRLHNQEHLQRAIAKLKCETERTYQAPSPASVDSQIEEFQQEIIRYKTQQEDLERRLRMYEGDFCEITTVCEAQYREEILQETLKQVQARKQVLEENYNSPQAQTTTQPQMDFPAQNVNMVNNVATSDSIANTASTFMDWVSHSQRDPHVQILNFLGSNGLLPFRDEADQHMDNLLPPSLNQLHTPTVPAVTNHLSPNSQFDQNDPPRPTSFDGIIDVNNAPWPPLYPTGEDPFPVSQPRERALLELFLSQLTPVNQDHL
- the LOC132627809 gene encoding agamous-like MADS-box protein AGL104 isoform X1, coding for MGRVKLQIKKIENTTNRQVTFSKRRNGLIKKAYELSVLCDVDVALIMFSPSGRVSSFSGNKSIEDIMARYVNLPEHDRGRLHNQEHLQRAIAKLKCETERTYQAPSSPASVDSQIEEFQQEIIRYKTQQEDLERRLRMYEGDFCEITTVCEAQYREEILQETLKQVQARKFYFSQQVLEENYNSPQAQTTTQPQMDFPAQNVNMVNNVATSDSIANTASTFMDWVSHSQRDPHVQILNFLGSNGLLPFRDEADQHMDNLLPPSLNQLHTPTVPAVTNHLSPNSQFDQNDPPRPTSFDGIIDVNNAPWPPLYPTGEDPFPVSQPRERALLELFLSQLTPVNQDHL
- the LOC132627809 gene encoding agamous-like MADS-box protein AGL104 isoform X5; its protein translation is MGRVKLQIKKIENTTNRQVTFSKRRNGLIKKAYELSVLCDVDVALIMFSPSGRVSSFSGNKSIEDIMARYVNLPEHDRGRLHNQEHLQRAIAKLKCETERTYQAPSSPASVDSQIEEFQQEIIRYKTQQEDLERRLRMYEGDFCEITTVCEAQYREEILQETLKQVQARKFYFSQQVLEENYNSPQAQTTTQPQMDFPAQNVNMVNNVATSDSIANTASTFMDWVSHSQRDPHVQILNFLGSNGLLPFRILSSLIKGLGTSPEKVIMEKCPVRRQI
- the LOC132627809 gene encoding agamous-like MADS-box protein AGL104 isoform X2, with the protein product MGRVKLQIKKIENTTNRQVTFSKRRNGLIKKAYELSVLCDVDVALIMFSPSGRVSSFSGNKSIEDIMARYVNLPEHDRGRLHNQEHLQRAIAKLKCETERTYQAPSPASVDSQIEEFQQEIIRYKTQQEDLERRLRMYEGDFCEITTVCEAQYREEILQETLKQVQARKFYFSQQVLEENYNSPQAQTTTQPQMDFPAQNVNMVNNVATSDSIANTASTFMDWVSHSQRDPHVQILNFLGSNGLLPFRDEADQHMDNLLPPSLNQLHTPTVPAVTNHLSPNSQFDQNDPPRPTSFDGIIDVNNAPWPPLYPTGEDPFPVSQPRERALLELFLSQLTPVNQDHL
- the LOC132627809 gene encoding agamous-like MADS-box protein AGL104 isoform X3, which produces MGRVKLQIKKIENTTNRQVTFSKRRNGLIKKAYELSVLCDVDVALIMFSPSGRVSSFSGNKSIEDIMARYVNLPEHDRGRLHNQEHLQRAIAKLKCETERTYQAPSSPASVDSQIEEFQQEIIRYKTQQEDLERRLRMYEGDFCEITTVCEAQYREEILQETLKQVQARKQVLEENYNSPQAQTTTQPQMDFPAQNVNMVNNVATSDSIANTASTFMDWVSHSQRDPHVQILNFLGSNGLLPFRDEADQHMDNLLPPSLNQLHTPTVPAVTNHLSPNSQFDQNDPPRPTSFDGIIDVNNAPWPPLYPTGEDPFPVSQPRERALLELFLSQLTPVNQDHL